The Benincasa hispida cultivar B227 chromosome 9, ASM972705v1, whole genome shotgun sequence genome has a segment encoding these proteins:
- the LOC120087169 gene encoding RCC1 domain-containing protein RUG3, mitochondrial has translation MYFLRSHRSLATNLPRCRHFSSLIESPPWPSGSSKVPFLYKHDSPEETHPKNAGTTAILQLLSWGRGSSGQLGGGIEEIRLYPSPVANLIVPNIHTLALTPGHLSSLSGENQDCGDDGSFEVGISCGLFHSSLLVDGKVWIWGKGDGGRLGFGHENPVFIPTLNPRLEDIRCIALGGLHSVALNSLGQVFTWGYGGFGALGHSVYVRELIPRLVEGSWRGRITHIATSGVHTAAITESGELYTWGRDEGDGRLGLGPGRGPNEGGGLSIPSRVRALPAPVAAVSCGGFFTMALGVDGKLWNWGANTNFELGRGNKIGGWEPKPVPSLEDTPIIQIACGGYHSLALTGDGKVLSWGYGGHGQLGHSSIQNEKMPRVIDALADQRVIYIACGGSSSAAITAEGKLYMWGNAKDSQLGVPGLPEAQPCPVEVKFLMEDDGLGPYHVLSVAVGASHAMCLVLRRDGM, from the exons ATGTACTTTCTTCGATCACACCGCTCGTTGGCAACCAATCTCCCTCGTTGCCGACATTTCTCTTCTCTGATTGAATCGCCTCCATGGCCATCCGGTTCGTCAAAAGTTCCCTTCCTCTACAAGCACGATTCTCCCGAAGAAACGCATCCAAAAAATGCCGGAACCACCGCTATTCTCCAGCTGCTCTCGTGGGGCAGAGGTTCCTCCGGCCAGCTCGGTGGCGGCATTGAAGAAATTCGTCTATATCCTTCTCCTGTGGCTAATTTGATTGTTCCCAATATCCATACTCTCGCCCTAACCCCAGGTCATCTTTCGTCACTCTCCGGTGAGAATCAAGATTGTGGGGATGACGGTTCGTTTGAGGTCGGTATTTCATGTGGGTTGTTTCATTCTTCTTTGCTTGTTGATGGGAAAGTCTGGATTTGGGGTAAAGGCGACGGCGGCCGTCTCGGTTTTGGCCATGAGAATCCTGTCTTTATTCCTACTTTGAATCCTCGCTTAGAGGATATTCGTTGCATTGCTCTTGGGGGTCTGCATTCCGTTGCGCTCAACTCGCTTGGGCAGGTTTTCACTTG GGGTTATGGTGGTTTTGGTGCGCTTGGACATTCTGTTTATGTCAGAGAACTGATCCCTAGATTGGTAGAAGGCTCGTGGAGAGGGAGAATAACACACATTGCAACTAGCGGGGTCCATACTGCAGCAATCACGGAATCAG GCGAACTCTATACTTGGGGCCGAGATGAAGGTGATGGTAGATTGGGCCTTGGTCCAGGTCGAGGCCCAAATGAGGGAGGAGGACTGAGTATTCCTTCCAGAGTGAGAGCATTGCCTGCACCTGTAGCTGCTGTGTCCTGTGGTGGTTTCTTTACAATGGCTCTAGGAGTGGATGGGAAGCTTTGGAATTGGGGTG CAAACACCAACTTTGAGCTTGGTAGAGGCAATAAGATTGGTGGTTGGGAACCAAAACCCGTTCCTAGTCTTGAAGATACACCCATCATTCAGATAGCTTGTGGTGGATACCACTCACTTGCATTAACTG GTGATGGAAAAGTGCTTTCCTGGGGTTATGGTGGACATGGTCAGTTGGGTCATTCTTCAATACAAAATGAAAAGATGCCCAGAGTGATTGATGCTCTAGCTGACCAGCGAGTGATCTATATTGCCTGTGGTGGTTCCTCTTCAGCAGCTATAACAG CTGAGGGTAAATTGTACATGTGGGGAAATGCTAAGGATTCTCAATTGGGTGTTCCTGGGCTGCCAGAGGCACAACCATGTCCTGTGGAAGTCAAATTTCTAATGGAAGATGATGGGTTGGGTCCCTACCATGTTTTATCAGTTGCAGTTGGTGCATCTCATGCAATGTGCTTGGTCTTAAG GAGAGACGGGATGTAA
- the LOC120087333 gene encoding proteasome subunit alpha type-4-like, producing MSRRYDSRTTIFSPEGRLYQVEYAMEAIGNAGSAIGILSKDGVVLVGEKKVTSKLLQTSTSTEKMYKIDDHVACAVAGIMSDANILINTARVQAQRYTYAYQEPMPVEQLVQSLCDTKQGYTQFGGLRPFGVSFLFAGWDKNYGFQLYMSDPSGNYGGWKAAAIGANNQAAQSMLKQDYKDDISREEAIQLALKVLSKTMDSTSLTSEKLELAEVFLSPSGNVKYQVCSPESVSKLLVKSGLTQPTAEAS from the coding sequence ATGTCTAGAAGATATGATAGCCGAACAACAATATTCTCTCCAGAAGGCCGTCTTTACCAGGTTGAATATGCAATGGAGGCAATTGGAAATGCAGGTTCCGCTATTGGGATATTATCTAAAGATGGAGTTGTTTTGGTAGGTGAAAAGAAGGTCACTTCCAAACTCCTGCAGACCTCAACTTCCACGGAGAAGATGTACAAAATTGATGATCATGTTGCATGTGCTGTGGCTGGAATAATGTCTGATGCAAACATATTAATCAACACTGCAAGAGTTCAAGCCCAGCGATACACTTATGCTTACCAAGAGCCAATGCCCGTTGAGCAACTTGTTCAATCCCTTTGTGATACAAAGCAAGGCTACACTCAGTTTGGTGGTCTACGTCCGTTCGGAGTTTCTTTTCTGTTTGCAGGATGGGATAAAAATTACGGCTTTCAACTATACATGAGTGACCCAAGTGGAAACTATGGTGGTTGGAAGGCTGCTGCAATTGGTGCAAACAACCAAGCAGCACAGTCAATGCTCAAACAGGATTACAAGGATGATATCAGTAGGGAAGAGGCCATTCAGCTTGCACTTAAGGTGCTCAGCAAAACCATGGACAGCACAAGTCTTACTTCAGAAAAACTTGAATTAGCTGAGGTTTTTCTTTCACCTTCTGGGAATGTCAAGTATCAAGTGTGCTCACCGGAGTCCGTAAGTAAGCTGTTGGTGAAGTCTGGTTTGACTCAACCGACTGCTGAGGCTTCCTAA